From the Lolium rigidum isolate FL_2022 chromosome 2, APGP_CSIRO_Lrig_0.1, whole genome shotgun sequence genome, one window contains:
- the LOC124693460 gene encoding serine/arginine repetitive matrix protein 2-like, with product MLCISRNYDLPFIHMPSIPAVYLYSSLTDCVSVRLRVIRREIAEAMASGRFMEEMMREHEQSLLESACGGLFDHIDDLLDFPKDDCAADVLLLDAPAPGSPLAARVLDACGLPPVKPEQPAFLALPPPPPTQSAAGVEESAFMAALGDGHIGSCVVLDMDMDLAQLEWLSGLLDDASIPTEPAFAACAQPIIRASALSANAGVVLPPDHTEEDALFRSSSPTSVLEDSAGGFNANKNANGGGGGSSASSSSSSASSSSESFSGAARPWSVPVSPRPEPPVFVVPARARSKRSRASAFPTAIRAAAPPPEATILVPTPMYWPTTSSYSEPESIAESNTSQKKKKKAKRPAPPVTSDAEGDGDADYEEGSGGGAALPPGAVRRCTHCQIEKTPQWRAGPLGPKTLCNACGVRYKSGRLFPEYRPAASPTFVPAVHSNSHKKVVEMRQKVEPKGDDLLQFIRRRD from the exons ATGCTATGCATATCCAGAAATTACGATCTCCCATTCATTCATATGCCATCCATCCCGGCCGTGTATTTATATAGTTCCCTGACCGATTGTGTTTCTGTCAGACTCAGAGTCATCAGAAGAGAGATTGCGGAGGCGATGGCGAGCGGGCGGTTCATGGAGGAGATGATGAGGGAGCACGAGCAGAGCCTGCTGGAGTCGGCCTGCGGCGGGCTCTTCGACCACATCGACGACCTGCTCGACTTCCCCAAGGACGACTGCGCCGCCGACGTGCTCCTCCTCGACGCGCCCGCCCCCGGCAGCCCGCTCGCGGCGCGCGTCCTCGACGCCTGCGGCCTGCCGCCCGTCAAGCCCGAGCAGCCGGCCTTCCtcgccctgccgccgccgccgccgacgcagtCCGCGGCCGGGGTGGAGGAGTCCGCGTTCATGGCCGCCCTCGGCGACGGCCACATTGGCTCG TGTGTCGTGCTGGACATGGACATGGATTTGGCGCAGCTGGAGTGGCTGTCGGGGCTGCTGGACGACGCGTCCATCCCGACCGAGCCGGCCTTCGCGGCCTGCGCGCAGCCCATCATCAGGGCCTCCGCCCTCAGCGCCAACGCCGGCGTCGTGCTGCCGCCGGACCACACGGAGGAGGACGCGCTCTTCCGCAGCTCCAGCCCCACCTCCGTGCTCGAGGACAGCGCCGGCGGCTTCAACGCCAACAAGAAcgccaacggcggcggcggcggctcctcggcctcctcctcgtcctcctccgcgtCGTCCTCCTCGGAGTCCTTCTCCGGGGCCGCGCGCCCCTGGTCGGTGCCCGTCTCGCCGCGCCCGGAGCCGCCCGTGTTCGTCGTCCCGGCGCGCGCGCGCAGCAAGCGCTCCCGCGCGTCCGCGTTCCCCACggccatccgcgccgccgcgccgccgcccgaggcCACCATCCTCGTGCCCACGCCCATGTACTGGCCCACCACCTCGTCCTACTCCGAGCCAGAGAGCATCGCCGAGTCCAACAcctcgcagaagaagaagaagaaggcaaagaGGCCGGCGCCTCCGGTCACCTCCGACGCCGAGGGCGACGGCGATGCCGACTACGAGGAAGGCAGCGGCGGTGGCGCCGCGCTCCCGCCGGGCGCCGTGCGGAGGTGCACGCATTGCCAGATCGAGAAGACCCCGCAGTGGCGCGCGGGGCCGCTGGGGCCCAAGACGCTCTGCAACGCCTGCGGCGTCCGCTACAAGTCCGGCCGCCTCTTCCCGGAGTACCGCCCCGCGGCCAGCCCCACCTTCGTGCCCGCCGTGCATTCCAACTCCCACAAGAAGGTGGTGGAGATGCGCCAGAAGGTTGAGCCCAAGGGCGACGATCTGCTCCAGTTCATCCGCCGCCGGGATTGA